From the genome of Ktedonobacterales bacterium:
TACTGACCCTCTTGAGCCAGCTCTCCTGTGATGGAAATGGTCGCGCCAAAGGTAATGTCGCCCCCGGCGCTATCGCTTCCTTTCCAGGTCGGAGTACATCCAGTCAACAGGAGGCATAGAGCTATCGTCAGCAGTGGAGCGTATCTCCATCGAGCGCAGCGCCACATCGGACACCTCGTTTTCCAGATCAAGCGTTGATCTGCTGTATTGAACAGGGGCAATTTCGCCAGGGAGAACGGCCTCCTCACTTGTAGCCCACCTTCCAGGCGACCAATCGTCGTGTCGCCTGGAAGGCTGTACTTACAAGTAGCCCTGCGCCAGAGGGGTTTTATTAGGCGCTCTTAAGAACCCATAAAGCGATAGCCGATGCCCGATTCAGTCACAAAATAACGTGGATTCGCTGGATCAGGCTCCAGCTTATGGCGTAAACGCCCCATATACACGCGCACATATTCAGCCTCTTCCCCATATTCAGACCCCCAGACCCGCTGTAAGAGCATTCGATGGCTTAACACCTTGCCCTCATTCGTCACAAGTTGCTCTAACAAGGCAAATTCTGTTGGCGTCAGACGAACATCCTCCCCAGAGAGACGAACCACACGCCCTTCGAGGTCAATCTCCAGATCTCCATAGCGGCGCACACCCGCCGAGGGAGGCTGTGCGAACCACTGACCACGCCGAAGTGCTGCCCGGACGCGCGCCAGTAACTCCTCCACCCCAAAGGGTTTCGTCAGATAATCATCAGCGCCGAGATCAAGGGCTGCTACTTTGTCGCACTCGTCATCGAGCGCCGTGAGGATGATAATGGGTACCGTTGAGATCTCGCGTATCCGACGACAGACCTCTAACCCATCCATAGAGGGCATCATAATATCAAGGATGAGCAACTGTGGGTGATCTGTCTCCCAGAGTCTGAGCGCCTCAATGCCGCTGCTTGCCTCCAGAACGGCAAAGTCCCGCGCACGCAGGTTGCGACAGATGAAAGCGCGCAATTCCAACTCATCCTCAGCAACCAGAACTCGTTTCGTTGGCATGGTCAGCTCCTTTGACCAGGGCAGCAACTTCTCGCGCGTACCCGCTTAGCAGCGCCAGGCATCCAGATCAAGCGCCAATAGGTGAGCCTGAGACAACATGGTGCCCTTGGAAATACTCGCTAGGCGCTTCCTCTCTGGCAGACGCAGGACCAATGGGGAGTGAAAAAGAAATAGCCGTCCCCTGATCGTTACTTTCGGCCCAGATCGAGCCATTATGCGCTTCAATAAC
Proteins encoded in this window:
- a CDS encoding response regulator transcription factor produces the protein MPTKRVLVAEDELELRAFICRNLRARDFAVLEASSGIEALRLWETDHPQLLILDIMMPSMDGLEVCRRIREISTVPIIILTALDDECDKVAALDLGADDYLTKPFGVEELLARVRAALRRGQWFAQPPSAGVRRYGDLEIDLEGRVVRLSGEDVRLTPTEFALLEQLVTNEGKVLSHRMLLQRVWGSEYGEEAEYVRVYMGRLRHKLEPDPANPRYFVTESGIGYRFMGS